Proteins encoded by one window of Lathyrus oleraceus cultivar Zhongwan6 chromosome 1, CAAS_Psat_ZW6_1.0, whole genome shotgun sequence:
- the LOC127136759 gene encoding uncharacterized protein LOC127136759, with translation MPPKSENPVQHTSSFTATDSSSAGSMDPIFHAIRILPFSFLRPPRLRLKLPSISLPSSNVVFALVLLTYFMVVSGIVYDIIVEPPGIGSTQDPYTGSVRPVVFMSGRVNGQYIIEGLSSGFMFVLGGIGIIMLDLALDRNRDRSVKVSYASAGVSSIVIAYVMSMLFVRIKIPAYLS, from the coding sequence ATGCCACCCAAGTCGGAAAACCCGGTTCAACACACTTCATCCTTCACCGCGACCGACTCATCCTCCGCCGGATCAATGGATCCGATCTTCCACGCCATTCGGATTCTTCCATTCAGCTTCCTCCGTCCACCGCGTCTCCGCTTGAAGCTTCCATCGATATCACTTCCCTCATCCAACGTCGTCTTCGCCCTCGTCCTCCTCACCTACTTCATGGTCGTCTCCGGCATCGTCTACGACATCATCGTCGAGCCTCCCGGCATTGGTTCCACACAGGATCCCTACACCGGCTCAGTACGACCTGTCGTTTTCATGTCCGGCCGTGTTAACGGCCAGTATATCATCGAAGGTCTCTCTTCTGGATTCATGTTCGTTCTCGGTGGAATCGGTATCATAATGCTGGATCTTGCACTTGATCGTAACCGTGATAGATCTGTTAAGGTTTCTTATGCTTCTGCTGGTGTTTCGTCGATTGTTATTGCTTATGTTATGAGTATGCTCTTCGTTCGCATCAAGATCCCTGCTTATCTTAGCTGA